In Edaphobacter bradus, the following are encoded in one genomic region:
- a CDS encoding LacI family DNA-binding transcriptional regulator: MAVRLKDIAHDLGVSVVTVSKVLRGNKDVGPETRRRVLKRMKELNYQPNMLARGLASGKTYTVGLVVPDLVHPFFAEFAKSLSEVLRKSSRALILASSEEDPEIERQEIRTLLRRGIDVLLIASCQSNLRNFYELGEERTPYLLFDRNFPHLAAHFVGSDDLKVGEIATCHLIDIGKKRIAHIGGKHTSPAFDRLRGYRTVLAEKGLPEKPEYVVLCERTEEAGDKAGFQAMKELLRRKPRPDAIFCYNDLTAIGAMEAALEAGLRIPEDIAFVGCGNLRYAEYLRVPLSSIDHGTGELGRIAGEFALELSAKPDQDPKSILVPPKLVARTSTMGKS; the protein is encoded by the coding sequence ATGGCGGTCAGGCTAAAGGACATAGCGCACGATCTGGGTGTTTCGGTAGTCACGGTCTCGAAGGTTCTGCGAGGCAACAAAGATGTAGGACCTGAGACACGGCGGCGTGTCCTGAAGCGCATGAAGGAGCTGAACTATCAGCCCAACATGCTCGCGAGAGGGCTGGCCAGCGGCAAGACCTATACGGTGGGACTGGTGGTGCCGGACCTCGTGCATCCGTTCTTTGCGGAGTTTGCGAAGTCGCTGAGCGAAGTCCTGCGGAAGAGCAGCCGGGCGCTGATCCTGGCATCGTCGGAGGAAGACCCGGAGATAGAGCGGCAAGAGATACGCACGCTGCTGCGGCGCGGGATCGATGTGCTGCTGATCGCCTCGTGCCAGTCGAACCTGCGGAATTTCTACGAGCTGGGCGAGGAGCGCACGCCCTATCTGCTGTTTGACCGCAACTTCCCTCACCTGGCGGCGCACTTTGTTGGGTCTGACGATCTGAAGGTGGGAGAGATCGCGACGTGCCACCTGATCGATATCGGGAAGAAGCGCATTGCCCATATCGGAGGCAAGCATACGAGCCCAGCCTTCGATCGTCTGCGAGGCTATCGGACCGTGCTTGCTGAGAAGGGACTGCCTGAGAAGCCCGAATATGTTGTGCTGTGCGAGCGGACAGAAGAGGCCGGCGACAAGGCGGGATTCCAGGCGATGAAAGAGCTGCTGCGCCGGAAGCCGCGGCCGGATGCGATCTTCTGTTACAACGACCTCACCGCGATCGGAGCCATGGAGGCGGCGCTTGAGGCTGGTTTGCGGATTCCTGAGGACATTGCGTTCGTCGGATGCGGCAATCTCCGCTATGCCGAGTATTTGCGCGTCCCGCTGAGTTCGATCGACCATGGAACGGGAGAGCTGGGACGAATTGCGGGTGAGTTTGCGCTGGAACTTTCCGCCAAGCCGGACCAGGACCCGAAGAGCATCCTGGTTCCGCCGAAGCTGGTGGCCAGGACTTCGACGATGGGGAAGTCGTAG